The genomic region GCCCCTCAGCGCGTTCTCAACTCACTCCGCCTAAGCTTCCCCGTAGCAGTCTTCGGCAGGGCGTCGACGAACTCGATCTCGCGCGGATATTTGTAGGGGGCGATCTCGGCCTTCACGTGCGCCTGCAGCTCCGCGACCAGCTCCTCTGACGACTGCGCATCCGCCGCGAGCACCACGAACGCCTTAACCTTCTGGCCGCGCTGGGGACAGGGGACTCCGATCACCGCGCATTCGGCGACCGCGGGGTGCGACAGCAACGCATTCTCCACTTCGGGAGCGCCGATATTGTAGCCCGAGCTGACGATCATATCGTCGCTCCGCGCGAGGTACCAATAGTATCCGTCGGCGTCCTTGCGGTAGGTGTCGCCAGTGACGTTCCAGCCATTGACGACATAGTCGCGCTGGCGCGGGTCATCGATGTAGCGGCAGCCGGTCGGGCCCTTGATCGCCAGGCGGCCGACGCCCTCGTTCAGAGGCTCGCCATCCGCGTCGAGCACGGTCGCTTCGTACCCTGGCACCGCCTTACCGGTCGCGCCCGGGCAGATGCCTTCGCCGGCAGCGGAGACGAAGATGTGCATCATCTCGGTCGAGCCGATGCCGTCGGTGATCGCGATTCCGGTACGCTCCTTCCACGCCCGCCACGTCGCTTCGGGGAGGTGCTCGCCGGCTGAAATGCAGTAGCGCAGAGTCTTCAGCGCCTCATCGAGCGCCGGCTGCGACAGCATCGCTTTGTATGCGGTGGGCGCAGTCCCGAGGTGCGTCACCCCAAACTTCGAAATGGCATCCAGCAGCTTATCCGGACCGCCCTGTTCAATCGTCGCCGCCGCCGCGCCGAAGCGCCAGGGAAACATCGGCGTGATGCCGAGCCCGAAAGTGAAGGCCATCGGCGCGCTGGTCAGGAACACGTCGCCGGGCTTCGGATCGACGAGATGCTTGGCGAAGGTGTCGCACGGCGCGAGGACGTCGCGGTGGAACTGCACGCATCCCTTTGGCACGCCCGTCGTCCCGCTCGTGAAAGCGATGATGCACGGGTCATCGCGGCCGGTGTCGGCCGGCGCCAGCGGCTCAAGCGAGGCGCAGCGGGTCTCCAGCTCGCCCTTGCCGTAGTCGCCGTCATATTTGACGATGTGCTTGACGAAATGGGTCTGGTCGACGGCGTCGCGGAAGTCGCCGATGAAGCGGCTGTCGACGATCGCGTGACTGATCTGAGCGCGCTCGATCACGGTAGCGATCTCGCCCGGCCGAAGCAGCGGCATGGTCGCGACAACGACCCCGCCCGCCTTCAGGATACCGAGCCAGGCGGCGAACATCGTGTAGCCGTTGGGCCCGCGAAGAAGCACCCGGTTCCCGGGTTTCAGCCCCTCTTCCTCGACCAGCAGCCCGGCGATCCGTCCGCTGAAATTGTCCAGCTCGGAATAGGTCCAGCGCCCGTGATCGTTGATGACGGCCAGCGTCTCGGCCCCTCCGCCCTTTAAAAGCTCCGCCGCCGAATTCAGCCGCTCAGGATAGCGCACCTCCGGCAGGTCGAAGCGGAACTCCGGAAGCAGCTCCGGCGGCGGCAATCGGTCACGAACGAAGGAGTCGTACATCAATCCTCGGAGCGACCGGCGCCCTCGCGGTCGCGGTCGAATTGCTTGCTGGTGGGAAAAGCCGGTAGCCATGACTCGCGGCGGATGGTCCAGCATTCATAGGTCGGTGTCATCTGGTCCGGGGCGTCGAGCGATCCCAGATGCACTTCGATCTCATCGCCATGGCGAGCGAAGACCGAGGAGCCGCAGCGCGGGCAGAAAGACCGTCCGCGATAATCGCCCACCTCACCTTCGATGGCCACGGCGTCCTGCGGGAAGATTGCAGCGGCAAAAAAGAGAGCGCCGTGATGCTTGCGACAATCGAGGCAATGGCAAACGCCGACTCGGTAGGGCCGGCCCGATGCAACGAAGCGCACGTCGCCGCACAGGCAGCCGCCGGTGAAGCGATCCGCGCCTGCGCTGGTCATTCCTCCACCACCGCCGTCGTTTCGATCTCGATCTTCGCCGCCGCTTCGATCAGGCCCTTCACCTCGACCAAAGCCATCGCCGGGTAGGTCTTGCCCATGATCTCACGCCACACGGCCCCGATGTCGTCGCGTTCGCGAAGATATTCCGAGCGGTCGATGATGTAGCAGGTCATTCGGACGATATGCTCCGGGCCCGCGCCGTCTTCGGCGAGGATCGCGAGCGTGTTCCTCAGCGCCTGGGCGAACTGGCCGTGGAGTGTGTATTCAGGAAACATCTCGCGTTCGTCCCAGCCGACGATGCCGGCGGTGAAGATCATCCGCCCGCTGGCGCTGATGCCGTTCGAATAGCCCTTTGGCCGGGGCCACCCGGCCGGTTGCAGGATCTTCATGAGCTGGCCCCCTTCAGCAAGTCGCGCGCGATGATCTGGCGCTGCACTTCGCTCGCCCCTTCGTAGATCCGCAGCGCGCGAATATCGCGATAAAGTTCCTCGACCTTCACCCCCCTGGTGACTCCCGCGCCGCCGTGCATTTGCACCGCGGCGTCGATCACTTTCTGGGCGCTTTCGGTCGCGTGCAGCTTGGCCATCGCCGCCGCGCGCCGGTTGTCGGTGCCGCCGACATCCTGCTGCCATGCGGCGCGGTAGATGAGCAGGGCCGACGCATCGACCGCAAGCGCCATGTCGGCGAGCTTTTCCTGGGTGACCGAATTGTCCGCGAGCGTTCCGCTTCCGAGCCGGCGCTCGCAAGCGAAGGCCAGGGCCTCGTCCAGCGCTCGGCGGGCGAATCCCAGAGCAGCAGCCCCCACGGTGACCCGGAACAGGTTCAGGGTCTCCATTCCAATTCGGAAGCCCTGGCCTGGCTCGCCGATGATCGCGTCAGCCGGAAGCCGGACATTGTCGTACTTCAGCCGGGCGAGCGGGTGCGGTGCGATCACCTCGATCCGCTCGGCGACCTCGACCGCGTCGGCGGGAACGATGAACGCCGAAAGGCCGCGCGCCCCTTCGCCTTCGCCTGTCCGCGCAAAGGTCAGGTAGAAATCCGCGATCCCGCCGTTCGAGATGTAGGTCTTCTCGCCGACCAGCACCCACTCGTTGCCCTCGCGCATCGCCGAGGTCTGGATGTTGGCGGCGTCGGAACCGCATTCGGGCTCCGTCATCGCGAAGGCGGCAATCGCGCCGCCCGAAGCCACTCGCGGAAGCCACTCACGCTTCTGTTCGACGGTCCCGAACAGGCTGATCGCGCCCGATCCCAGACCCTGCATGGCAAACGCGAAGTCGGCGAGGCCGCTATGATAAGCGAGCGTCTCGCGAGCGATCGCGAGGCTGCGAACATCCGGGCGGCGATCACCGTCCGCGACGCAGAGCTTGAGGAATCCGGCCGAGCCGAGCGCCGCGACCAGAGCGCCGCAGTCGGCGTCGAGATCGCCGCTCGACTTGGGCAGCCTGGATTCGCACCAGCCTTGGAGCTTTGCCGCCAGCTCCCGGTGCTTCGGCTCGAAGAAGGGCCAGGAGAGAAAGCTTCGGTCGGCCATCAGTCGCCCTGGAACACCGGCTTCTGCTTGGCGGCGAAGGCCTCATATGCTCGGTGGAAGTCCTTGGTTTCCATGCACAGGGCCTGGGCTTCAGCTTCCATCTGAAGCGCTTTTTCAACCGGCACATGCCATTCGGCGTCGAGCTGCTTCTTGGTCACAGCATGGGCAACGTTCGGGCCGGCCGCGAGGTCGCTGGCGAGCGCCTGCGCATCGGCAAGGACGCTGTCGCTGAGCCGGTTCCAGAAGCCCCAGGCGAAACCCTCGTCCGCCGTCATGTTCCGCCCGGTAAACAGAAGCTCCGCCGCACGGCCGTGGCCGATGATCCGCGGAAGGATCGCACAGGCGCCCATGTCTGCGCCCGACAGGCCGACTCGGGTGAACAGGAAGGCGGTCTTTGCGGTGGGCGCCGCGATCCGAAGATCGCTGGCCATAGCAAGGATCGCTCCGGCGCCGGCGCACACACCCTCGACGGCCGCTACGATCGGTTGCGGGCAGGCGCGCATCGCCCGCACGAGGTCGCCGGTCATCCGGGTGAACTCCAGCAACCCATTCGAATCCATCTTCGTCAGCGGACCGATGATCTCGTGGACGTCGCCGCCCGAGCAGAAATTGCCGCCGGCCCCGGTGAGGACGACGGCCTTAACGGCATAGGTTTCGTCCAGCGACCAGAAGGTCTTGCGAAGCTCGTCATAGCTTTCGAAGGTGAGCGGGTTCTTCCGCTCGGGCCGGTTGAGGGTGATCGTCGCCACGCCGTCGGCAAAGTCCCAAAGGAAATGGGTCGGCGAGTAACTGGCCGGGTCGAAGCTCATGCGCTGGTGCCGCCGTCGATGGTGATCGCCGCGCCGTTGATGTCGCGGGAAAGAGGCAGGCACAGCATCAGGATGATCTTGGCGATCGCGTCCGGATCGACCAGTCGGCCGCTCGCATTCATGTTGGTGATGGCCCCGCGCGAATCCTCTTCGCTGCGGCCGGTGATCTCGGACACTCGAGCAACCGATTGGTCCGTCATTGGGGTGTCGACATATCCCGGGCAAACGGCATTCACCGTAAGGTTGGTTTTGGCATATTCGGCGGCGAGCGATCGCGACAGGCCGAGCAGGCCATGCTTCGATGCTGCATAATGCGCGGCGTAGGGAACGCCGCGGATCGACGCGACCGACGCAATAAAGACCAGCCGCCCATTCTCGCTCTTCAGCAGGTCGCCGATAGCTGCTCGCGCGCACTCGAACGCCGCCGTCAGGTTGGTCCCGATGATCCGGTCCCAGCTCTCGCGGGTCATCTTGTGGAACGGCGCGCTCTCGGCGATCCCGGCGTTGACCACCAGAAGGTCGATCGGCCCGTTGGCGGCTCGAGCCTCGTCGAACGCTTGCTCGATCGCTCCGGCCTCGGTCACGTCGCACTGGAACGCGGTGCCGCCGGTGCGGACGGCCGTGTGCTGGATCGGCGCCATTCGCCGCCCCAGCAGCGACAGCTTCGCTCCGGCATTGCCGAGCTCGATCGCTGCGGCGGCGCCAATCCCGGTGCCTCCTCCGGTGATCAGCGCATGGCGGCCTTCGAGCGCTCTGTCCGACATCACAGCCCCTCTTCAATTGAAGCATTGGCCGAACGGCAATCCGGTGGCAAGGCAGCGCCGATGAAGCTCGCAATCCTCGAAACCGGGACGCCGCCCGGAGACCTCGAAGCCAGGTTCGGCGATTATCCGGCGATGTTCGCCGGGTTGCTCGGCGACGGCTTTGAGATCGACACGTTCGATGTGCAGGCCGGAAACCTGCCTCCTCGATCGAACGGGCACGACGCGTTCCTGATCACCGGCTCCCCGGCGGGCGTGTACGACCCGTTGCCCTGGATCGCTCCGCTGATGGATTTCATTCGCTCGGCCGACGGAGCGAAGATGGTGGGCGTCTGCTTTGGCCACCAGGTGATGGCGGAAGCCCTGGGCGGTCATGTCGAGAAATCCGAGAAGGGGTGGGGCGCCGGGCTACACAATTACGACGTCGTTCACCGAACGAGATGGATGAACGGCGAGCAGACAATCGCCATTCCGGCCTCGCACCAGGACCAGGTGATCGCGCCGCCGCCCGCCACCAGGGTGACAGCCTGTTCCGACTTCACGCCTTACGCTGGCCTCGCATGGACCGACAGGCCGGCGATCTCCTTCCAGTTCCACCCGGAATTCTCGCCCGAGTTCGCCAAGGCGCTGATCGAGCAACGCTATGATCGGGTGAACAATCCTGATGCAGCAATTGCGTCGCTCGATGGGCCGAACGACACAGCGAACGTCGGCGACTGGATCAGGAAGTTCCTCACGGAGAAAGACGCATGAAGACGCGCGCAGCAGTCGCCTTCGAGGCGAAGAAGCCGCTCGAGATCGTGGAGGTCGACCTCGAAGGTCCCAAGGCGGGCGAAGTGCTGGTCGAGATCATGGCGACGGGTATCTGCCACACCGATGCCTACACGCTCGACGGCCTGGACAGCGAAGGGATCTTCCCATCGATCCTGGGGCATGAGGGCGCCGGTATCGTCCGCGACATCGGCGAAGGAGTCACCAGCGTGAAGCCGGGCGATCACGTGATCCCCTTGTACACGCCCGAATGCGGCAAGTGTAAGTCGTGCCTCAGCGGCAAGACCAATTTGTGCACCGCGATCCGCGCCACCCAGGGCAAGGGCCTGATGCCCGACGGGACGTCCCGCTTCAGCTACAAGGGCGAGACCATCTTCCATTACATGGGGTGCTCCACCTTCTCCAACTTCACCGTTCTTCCCGAGATCGCGGTCGCCAAGATCCGTGAGGACGCTCCGTTCCAGACGAGCTGCTACATCGGCTGCGGAGTGACCACGGGCGTCGGCGCAGTCATCAACACCGCCAAGGTTCAGCCCTGCGACAATGTCGTCGTTTTCGGGCTCGGCGGGATCGGGCTCAACGTTATCCAAGGCGCGAAGATGGCGGGCGCCAATCGCATCGTTGGTGTCGATATCAATCCCGCAAAGGAAGACTGGGGCCGCAGGTTCGGGATGACCGACTTCATCGACGCCAGGGGCAAGGATCGCGCCGCGACCATCGCTGAAATCACGGAGGTCACGGACGGCGGCGCGGACTACAGCTTCGACTGCACCGGCAATACCGAGGTGATGCG from Sphingomonas anseongensis harbors:
- a CDS encoding AMP-binding protein; the encoded protein is MYDSFVRDRLPPPELLPEFRFDLPEVRYPERLNSAAELLKGGGAETLAVINDHGRWTYSELDNFSGRIAGLLVEEEGLKPGNRVLLRGPNGYTMFAAWLGILKAGGVVVATMPLLRPGEIATVIERAQISHAIVDSRFIGDFRDAVDQTHFVKHIVKYDGDYGKGELETRCASLEPLAPADTGRDDPCIIAFTSGTTGVPKGCVQFHRDVLAPCDTFAKHLVDPKPGDVFLTSAPMAFTFGLGITPMFPWRFGAAAATIEQGGPDKLLDAISKFGVTHLGTAPTAYKAMLSQPALDEALKTLRYCISAGEHLPEATWRAWKERTGIAITDGIGSTEMMHIFVSAAGEGICPGATGKAVPGYEATVLDADGEPLNEGVGRLAIKGPTGCRYIDDPRQRDYVVNGWNVTGDTYRKDADGYYWYLARSDDMIVSSGYNIGAPEVENALLSHPAVAECAVIGVPCPQRGQKVKAFVVLAADAQSSEELVAELQAHVKAEIAPYKYPREIEFVDALPKTATGKLRRSELRTR
- a CDS encoding GFA family protein; this encodes MTSAGADRFTGGCLCGDVRFVASGRPYRVGVCHCLDCRKHHGALFFAAAIFPQDAVAIEGEVGDYRGRSFCPRCGSSVFARHGDEIEVHLGSLDAPDQMTPTYECWTIRRESWLPAFPTSKQFDRDREGAGRSED
- a CDS encoding RidA family protein, giving the protein MKILQPAGWPRPKGYSNGISASGRMIFTAGIVGWDEREMFPEYTLHGQFAQALRNTLAILAEDGAGPEHIVRMTCYIIDRSEYLRERDDIGAVWREIMGKTYPAMALVEVKGLIEAAAKIEIETTAVVEE
- a CDS encoding acyl-CoA dehydrogenase family protein, which gives rise to MADRSFLSWPFFEPKHRELAAKLQGWCESRLPKSSGDLDADCGALVAALGSAGFLKLCVADGDRRPDVRSLAIARETLAYHSGLADFAFAMQGLGSGAISLFGTVEQKREWLPRVASGGAIAAFAMTEPECGSDAANIQTSAMREGNEWVLVGEKTYISNGGIADFYLTFARTGEGEGARGLSAFIVPADAVEVAERIEVIAPHPLARLKYDNVRLPADAIIGEPGQGFRIGMETLNLFRVTVGAAALGFARRALDEALAFACERRLGSGTLADNSVTQEKLADMALAVDASALLIYRAAWQQDVGGTDNRRAAAMAKLHATESAQKVIDAAVQMHGGAGVTRGVKVEELYRDIRALRIYEGASEVQRQIIARDLLKGASS
- a CDS encoding enoyl-CoA hydratase family protein; its protein translation is MSFDPASYSPTHFLWDFADGVATITLNRPERKNPLTFESYDELRKTFWSLDETYAVKAVVLTGAGGNFCSGGDVHEIIGPLTKMDSNGLLEFTRMTGDLVRAMRACPQPIVAAVEGVCAGAGAILAMASDLRIAAPTAKTAFLFTRVGLSGADMGACAILPRIIGHGRAAELLFTGRNMTADEGFAWGFWNRLSDSVLADAQALASDLAAGPNVAHAVTKKQLDAEWHVPVEKALQMEAEAQALCMETKDFHRAYEAFAAKQKPVFQGD
- a CDS encoding SDR family NAD(P)-dependent oxidoreductase, with protein sequence MSDRALEGRHALITGGGTGIGAAAAIELGNAGAKLSLLGRRMAPIQHTAVRTGGTAFQCDVTEAGAIEQAFDEARAANGPIDLLVVNAGIAESAPFHKMTRESWDRIIGTNLTAAFECARAAIGDLLKSENGRLVFIASVASIRGVPYAAHYAASKHGLLGLSRSLAAEYAKTNLTVNAVCPGYVDTPMTDQSVARVSEITGRSEEDSRGAITNMNASGRLVDPDAIAKIILMLCLPLSRDINGAAITIDGGTSA
- a CDS encoding type 1 glutamine amidotransferase; this encodes MKLAILETGTPPGDLEARFGDYPAMFAGLLGDGFEIDTFDVQAGNLPPRSNGHDAFLITGSPAGVYDPLPWIAPLMDFIRSADGAKMVGVCFGHQVMAEALGGHVEKSEKGWGAGLHNYDVVHRTRWMNGEQTIAIPASHQDQVIAPPPATRVTACSDFTPYAGLAWTDRPAISFQFHPEFSPEFAKALIEQRYDRVNNPDAAIASLDGPNDTANVGDWIRKFLTEKDA
- a CDS encoding S-(hydroxymethyl)glutathione dehydrogenase/class III alcohol dehydrogenase, which gives rise to MKTRAAVAFEAKKPLEIVEVDLEGPKAGEVLVEIMATGICHTDAYTLDGLDSEGIFPSILGHEGAGIVRDIGEGVTSVKPGDHVIPLYTPECGKCKSCLSGKTNLCTAIRATQGKGLMPDGTSRFSYKGETIFHYMGCSTFSNFTVLPEIAVAKIREDAPFQTSCYIGCGVTTGVGAVINTAKVQPCDNVVVFGLGGIGLNVIQGAKMAGANRIVGVDINPAKEDWGRRFGMTDFIDARGKDRAATIAEITEVTDGGADYSFDCTGNTEVMRTALECCHRGWGTSIIIGVAEAGKEISTRPFQLVTGRNWRGTAFGGAKGRTDVPKIVDMYMDGTIAIDPMITHVLTLDEINKGFDLMRSGESIRSVVVY